In Microcaecilia unicolor chromosome 1, aMicUni1.1, whole genome shotgun sequence, the following are encoded in one genomic region:
- the LOC115462279 gene encoding uncharacterized protein LOC115462279: MNRSPAYLLPQDCLLSADSTLMQPWRCSDSDGYSSLSPASSTDSYSLSPPYPFYPSSPGTYYNLFGAQAQNVGPKQRAKQSFIQQSRRGRSRMACSQRQSASEREKLRMRDLSKALHNLRNYLPPSLVPAGQNLTKIETLRLTIRYISHLSDLLGLSKETLTQRKEAQVRKCDTCPEGLGCCQEKLHRLCPKAALRLEKSFQDSELCQSSPCCPYMFTKIRDFPLGPGEQALGAESESESRSLHCSEVRLPPVQQGTEVILPASCSLQKHTADQRTSQLTPEESPLSSPVSIDLGFFQVQQ; the protein is encoded by the coding sequence ATGAATCGCTCCCCAGCATACCTCCTGCCCCAAGACTGCCTGCTGTCTGCAGACTctaccctgatgcagccctggAGATGTTCCGATTCTGATGGATACAGCAGCCTCTCTCCAGCATCTTCCACTGACTCCTACAGCCTCTCCCCTCCATATCCTTTCTACCCATCCTCTCCAGGGACTTACTACAATTTGTTCGGAGCTCAGGCCCAGAACGTAGGTCCAAAACAGAGAGCTAAGCAATCTTTCATCCAGCAGAGCAGAAGAGGCAGGAGCAGAATGGCCTGCAGCCAGAGACAGAGCGCCAGCGAAAGGGAGAAGCTGAGGATGAGAGACCTCTCCAAAGCTCTGCACAATCTGAGAAACTACCTCCCACCCTCACTGGTGCCAGCAGGTCAGAACCTCACAAAGATCGAAACCTTGAGGTTGACCATCCGCTACATCTCCCACCTGTCAGACCTGCTGGGGCTCAGCAAGGAAACCCTGACCCAGAGAAAGGAAGCCCAGGTCCGAAAATGTGACACCTGTCCAGAGGGCCTGGGTTGCTGTCAGGAGAAATTGCACAGGCTTTGCCCCAAAGCTGCACTGCGGCTGGAAAAGTCATTTCAGGACTCAGAACTCTGCCAGTCCTCTCCATGCTGTCCTTACATGTTTACCAAAATAAGAGACTTTCCCCTGGGGCCTGGAGAGCAAGCCCTAGGCGCTGAATCTGAATCCGAATCCAGGTCTCTTCACTGCTCAGAGGTGAGACTCCCTCCAGTGCAGCAAGGTACTGAAGTCATTCTTCCAGCTTCCTGCAGCCTCCAGAAACACACAGCAGACCAAAGAACTTCACAGCTCACCCCAGAAGAATCTCCCTTGTCTTCACCGGTATCCATAGATCTGGGATTTTTTCAGGTACAGCAATGA